One part of the Lytechinus pictus isolate F3 Inbred chromosome 3, Lp3.0, whole genome shotgun sequence genome encodes these proteins:
- the LOC129255787 gene encoding E3 ubiquitin-protein ligase DCST1-like, whose product MERERAKVDCYVDVVLVSTGVSTAGIMNMSFLNSSSESLSEQDLEQLQKDDIEALADKVKAKFKSFQDELERKVEGRKEKEQEEYGKKMEFRCEDIFTKSVDKCRDVFREKEKECHRVLKVPGVKHLLCLPLKMTFLCRIFQVFDFMCDKAPVDTSGLMDTYYETKRALKNFANNFKADLRWQVTQLLSLVERVSVQELQAAVNHEIARKKLWFDLIIGITRAVLSVTFVLVFKSAFEYNNRYLREIRFDNVYMTSYFMKIDRRRRREGRKSLLPLKKSEQKELVEPFKCKLQKAEKGKFLKSILRLLPQILVTIFIIAIDYIFFSALDLIQRHSQVDFKFNGHHVIRFAIHGDGAVASVFRKVFLTFSSEHRIARVSSNKHCLPVPNKVKRSTNILIMSLWISVLALLYFEAYGLRIRRVICAFFYPKREKKRVLFLYNENLKKRAGFLRHARRKVRRMVKEQNLLKEIGILAELRHSYPRMCGWLFRLGLGKKRCLICAEVESKGARHCKNRRCTFMYCRQCYDDVQGVCYACTAVSDSDDESSSEWDM is encoded by the exons CTGCAAAAAGATGACATTGAAGCCCTAGCGGATAAGGTTAAGGCCAAGTTCAAGAGCTTCCAAGATGAACTCGAAAGGAAGGTGGAGGGCcggaaagaaaaggaacaagAGGAGTATGGCAAAAAGATGGAATTTAGATGTGAAG ATATATTTACGAAGAGTGTGGACAAGTGCCGGGATGTATTTCGTGAAAAGGAGAAGGAGTGCCACAGGGTATTGAAGGTTCCTGGAGTGAAACACCTACTGTGCCTGCCTCTCAAGATGACATTCTTATGTCGTATATTTCAAG tATTTGATTTTATGTGTGATAAAGCACCGGTGGATACAAGCGGCTTGATGGATACCTACTATGAAACCAAAAGGGCCTTGAAAAATTTTGCCAACAATTTCAAGGCAGACTTAAGATGGCAG GTGACCCAGTTGCTGTCACTAGTTGAAAGAGTGTCCGTTCAAGAGCTCCAAGCCGCTGTCAACCATGAGATCGCAAGAAAGAAGCTTTGGTTTGATCTCATCATCGGTATCACCAGAGCCGTACTCTCTGTCACATTCGTCCTCGTATTCAAGAG tgCATTTGAATACAACAACCGATATCTACGAGAAATTCGCTTCGACAATGTTTATATGACGTCATACTTTATGAAAATAGACAGAAGGCGACGAAGAGAG GGTCGGAAATCATTGTTGCCGTTGAAGAAATCAGAACAGAAGGAATTAGTCGAACCATTCAAATGCAAACTGCAAAAGGCCGAGAAAGGAAAATTT CTGAAGAGTATCCTTCGCTTGCTCCCTCAAATCCtcgtcaccatcttcatcatcgccATTGATTACATCTTCTTCTCCGCTCTCGATCTTATTCAACGTCATAGTCAGGTGGATTTTAAATTTAATG GTCATCACGTGATCCGCTTTGCTATCCATGGAGACGGCGCCGTGGCTAGTGTGTTTCGCAAGGTGTTTTTGACGTTCAGCAGTGAACATCGCATAGCCAGAGTCTCCTCCAATAAAC ATTGTTTGCCCGTACCAAATAAAGTGAAGAGAAGTACCAATATCCTCATAATGAGTCTATGGATATCAGTGTTAGCTCTCCTCTACTTTGAAGCATACGGCTTGAGAATCAGAAGGGTGATCTGTGCTTTCTTTTATCCAAAg AGGGAGAAGAAGCGAGTGCTGTTTCTATACAACGAGAATCTTAAGAAAAGAGCGGGATTTCTTCGACATGCTCGCAGAAAAGTGCGACGTATGGTTAAAGAACAAAACCTCTTG AAGGAAATTGGCATCCTAGCTGAGCTGCGTCACAGCTACCCTCGAATGTGTGGCTGGTTGTTTAGACTTGGATTAGGAAAGAAAAGATGTCTTATATGTGCTGAGGTGGAGAGTAAGGGAGCCAGGCACTGCAAGAACAGAAGATGTACTTTTATGTATTGTCGACAGTGTTATGACGATGTTCAG GGTGTATGCTACGCCTGCACGGCAGTCTCCGACTCGGACGACGAGTCAAGCTCAGAATGGGATATGTGA